The sequence TCTAACAGAGCCAGATTATGAGACCACAATACTGAAGATGTGTTGTATATGCAAATAGAAACgaatcacaaaaaataatatgatCAGCATCAAGAAATACACAACAAACCTATTCCCTTGTCCAAATCAAACAGATTATCTGTGATGTGTAATAGAGCTTTTAATGGACATGCAATCCATTTCTGATTGGATCATATAGGATATCTTGCATGTTCTCGATCAATTCTTCATTTTGTGATCTCAACAATCATGATTTCCAGAGGAGCCACCTCCTTCTTTTCTGCGGCCAAACAAGGATCAAATATGGGGTAAATCCTGCCTGTAAATTTGCAGCCTGTGAAGGTGTAGATGTGAGTCTTGGCCAGCACGTTAAAGAAGGACACCTGCCTCTCTTCGTAATCCACAAACACTCCCACCCTCTGAGGAGGGAGCGACAACATTAAAGGGAAGGGATTTTTTGTTAATGCACAATACTTCCCTCCGTCCTGGTGACTGAGAGTCCACAGGCCGTTATCTGGGCAGGGAACGATGTGTTCGTTCCTCCTCAGGGAGCTGGAGGCGACTCCCAGCAGCCAGTTGGATTTCCCCTTCACCCCGACCTCCCAGTAGTGCCTGCCTGTGGAAAACGCCTGAGTCGCAACAGCAAAAGTGTCCTCTGTGAATCTCGCCATGCTCGTTGgaattttgtgcttctttggCGACTGCCTCACTTGTTTCCCATCTTCAGAGACGAGCAGCCAGGGCCCTGCTGTGTCGGCATCGATGGTGACGTCCACTGGACAGAATCAAAAATCCATCCATGAAGACTGCATTTCAGTCAAAGCTGATTAATAATCACATGGATACAGCTAACTTTGAAGCAAGGAGTGctcaataaaaatgacaaacctGCATATTTCTGCAGTTTCTTGAGCTCTGTGGGGGGAGGACAGAATATAATAACCAAGATGACAGATGACGCTGCTGATGTTTTCAATAATGAATGACGGAGCgcataaatgaacaaaaaaataaataaaaaatagctcGATATATCAAATCACCTCCTGTGACAACATAGTTTATCAGTCGTTTCATGTGCATTTTCATTAAATCAGCCTCCAGCCATCAAACTGTCAAACACATGGAGTCAGAAATATGAAGCAACCAGTATTTTTCATCTGTTCATTAattctgctgtcatttttaaaaacctctTCTTAGGAAAATCAGCACAAACTGCCTAAGCAAAAGTCTGGTACTTCACATCTCTACTTTTTTACATCATCTGACCCGAAAGTATTTATATTTGATGAATGGACTGAAGTTTGCATTATACAGTACAGCATTTACTGCTAATGTGTCAAACTTACCAGTGACTTCCTGCTGTTTAATTTCCGTTTTGATGAACTCTTTAGCGCTAATCAAAGATGTTCGTATATAATCCAAAAAATCCACCTCATTAACTGGGATGCTTGGCCAGTTCTGAGTAGGTGGGAGTGTGTGGGCTTCACTGAAAGCCTGTAgaatcagagacagaaacaatgTTGTGCTGAGCTTTTGTGAATAAAAAATTCTGATGGATATATAAGCCCACATTCTTTATATGTATAGATAACATCAGCCAACCTATACCGggctttgctttttttaatgctagTGTGCTTTAAAATCAGGacaagcttcttcttcttcctcctctccataAGTGACATCCATCTCTGCATGAGTTCTTCGCACCCTTTCTGGTGAAAAAGCACGTTTTTAATCTTGTTAACAtgcccatatggtgttttttatacactaaaagacacaatatgagcaaaataagcacgTGAGTATTTTTATCTCGAAgctgcagtgtaccaatgacTGTATAAATACATAGATTCAGACTTCTAGAgtgtaacaaacctaaagaacctaTCCTGTTGGCTTTCAGATCTTACATATCTGGCTGCAATaatacaacttgccattgtgtggTGTAGAGTAGTTTAACTGTGGTTAAGTCATTggcgagctggtgtgcttgagctgtaAATGGCGGAGGAGTGTGTGCAGATAATTGTGTAGAATTACACTGAAGTCATTTTAAGACAAAAGGGGATTATTTCCAAGGAAAGAAAATGAGTTATTAGGACTTGCAACCAAACTGGAATCCACAATTCTGTCAGACGTCAGAAAAGAAGCTTGTGTTGAATCTCTGTAACTTTCAGAGCAACtataaacatttacatttctatATGGTTGgaactaaattaaaaaactaGTTCAATATTTTGCCTAAAATTCTTATCTATGACTATGGGTTTTTTTCCACTTAAACCTGCATTGATTAGTTTTTAATCATAttggcaacaaaaacaagctctACACACAGATACTTTTGAGGTAATTCGGTGAGTTTATTAAAATCAAGTCTCTGGTCACCTGATGAACATACACTGATCCGCCTCAGCAttcaaaccactgacaggtgacaatgcaatgttctgctgggaaaccttacATCCTGGCATTAATGTGGATGTTGTTTTGACATGTTCCATCCACCTGAATATTGCTGCAGACTAAACCAGTGTGACAATGTGCCCTACCACTCTATTAAAATAATCAGGAATGACTCGAGGAACACGACCAAAAGCACCAAGGCACTGACTCGACTTCCAAACTCCACCAGTGTTTTTCTGATTGAGCATCCATGATGTCCAACCCACCATACCCAAAGGATCCCTGTGTCAGACATTACAAGATCCCCCCAGGTACTATGTCCATGCCGGACCAGTCAGAGCTGTTTCAATGGCATGAGAGGAACCTACAAAGTATTAAACAGGTGGTTTTAATAGAATGAATGATTAGCGTATAGCCAGTGTTTCTTCTACTTTTAGCTCTGTTAGGGAAATATCTTGTTCCACTACATTCAAATGAAGGCAGATAATTTTGTCTCTTCATTGTTTGGTcctgacctgtccagggtgtctcctgccttcacttTAAGTCAGATGagatagattccagcccccccccccccccccccccccccccccgtgaccctaatgaggactgagcggcgtatagataatggatggatgtattatTTGTTCTTGGGCAGGTAACACAAAGTGGATTCATGAATCAGATGCCTGCCGTGTCTGGAAACAACACTGTTTAAAGCAGtgacaatgacacaaaaagcatCTGAAAGGATGTTGGCCATTATAATGCAAAAAATCACGCCCTCTACGATGTGAAAATGCTCAAACGTGATGGTGTACCGCAGTGCTGAGTAAAACTTCAGCTCTTTCCATTATGCAAATCCAGGGTCTAAGAATAGAGGTTGTCTTGTTGTTCTGACAGTGATGCTCTTTGAGTTAAGTAAATACAATCGACCTGACGTGTCTTGTTTCCTGGTGTGTAATGAGCATTATAGCCTTGCATGGCTGCATGCATCGCAATAGACTTTCAGACTTGTTATTGGCCTATATATGTCAAACCCGCTGATGCGTGCGCTGGTGTTGGCATACATCTACATACAGTCCTACATTCACATGGACAACCAGATTAGATGGTTGGTGCACTGACCTGCAGGAGACTGATGTGGTCTTCAATATGTGAGAGCTGCTGGAGCTCAACATTTTTCTTCTCCAGTTCATCGATCTCCTTCCTCAGCTCTGCGATGAGCTCCTCAAACCTCTTCTGCTCAGCGTCGTGTCTCACCTTGATCTCCTTCATCAGGTCTTTGTGGGTCTTTTGGATGGAATTCATCACGGATGTGAACACCTTAATGCTTGTCTCCATCTGTCTCTGTGCATTCTCCTAGAAATCAAGCacatagaaaatgaaaactaaGTCCTGTGTACATCAACACTGAGTAATGATAAACCATGAAAGCTGTGATTTCTAAGCCAACTGTGGAAGTTTTcagtttcatccatccatccattatctattcaCTGTTCAGTTCTCATTAGAGTCGTGGGTggctagagtctatcccagctgacttactgTGAAgccaggggacaccctggacaagtcgccagtctatcacagggctacatatagagacaaacaatcacactcacattcacacctacagacaatttagaatcaccagttaacctcagcatgtttttggactgtgggaggaagccagagaacctgtaGAAAACctatgcatgcacagggagaacatggaaactccatgcagaaacatCCCAGACCCAGGTGAAGACAGTTTGCTTCCAAATGCGTAGAAACCAGTTCTTAGTTTGTTTCAGCAATGTGATCAAAGTACGTGTTTTTAATTGTGCTGTCAACTGTGTCAACAGAAACACTAGAAATCAAGTAAAATCAtgtgtaaaatgaaaactgacagCAAAAGCAACAACATAAAGTAAAAGTTCCACATAACTGCTTCAACTAGACTTTTCTCTGGTGTTGTTTAAACctgtaaatatgcatttttttccccgaTAAATTGAGATTTATCGGGGAAAAAATGTAGCGGCACTTCAGAAATAATTCAGCCAAAATCTTACATCCCTGTCTAACACtaatttgttttttgccttttctttgccatttttaaaaatctattttcttttGTAAATGAGGCTTTCTGGTTTCAGGACTGAGGGATTAATGAGGGCACATTGCAGACAGGTGTGTTTGAGTGGAGGCAGGTGTGCACAGCTGATAAATAGGAGGTGTTCAGCGCCATCTGTGACACTGAATTTCCTTTCTGTTGAGTTTAGAAGCATCTCTGACAGGGGCTGATAAGGGAAGTTTCTTTGCAGCCGTTCACATTTGGAACCCACATTAGTTTGTCTCATTGAGTGGTTGATTCCTTCAATCCTCTTCTGTCGATCCTGTATCATCAACTCCActtctctccccctcctcttaaTCTGAATctggaaggaaaacaaaagcagcagttgTAGTGAAAACACCAAATCAGACTTGCACGAGTGTGTAAGAAGCTGTCGGCTGTGTTaagttatacttctgttttggAACATGCAAGTCTTTTTATGCTAGCTGCAGTCACAAACATACACGTCATGATGAAATCGGCTGAGACGGAAACCAAGCAACTGAACCCTAAAGGCCTGTTCACACCAGAGAGTGGCACTGCAAAATTAAACTGTCCTTACACCACATTTGGTTAGATGCTTGGTGACTGCTGGCATGATAGATGGCTAAACTATGTAGCTGGCAAGCAAACCTCCTTTTTTTATACCCCGTTTGGTATTTTCTTGTCAAGATTGTGCAAATGTTCAGAGTATTATTGCAAAAGGAAGGAAACATGTACAGAAATGAACATGTTTGCTGCATATTTCTGCAGTTCTGAATGCTGCTATCACCAGACCTTAAACCTCAAACCAAGCTTGGGAGTTTTAAAACTAGGTAACGGTTTTCTCCTTAGATTGTCAGGAGGGGTGAAACCTTGGTATACAGTGAACCTGACCTTACGCCTAACTCTAGATTCTCAACTTTTTTGCTTCTTGACCTCTTATTGTGTTGTGATTTGAAGCAATGCAGCAGATTTCCAAACAAACTGGGCTTTTAATCAAAAGTAAGGTTAGATTTAGAGGCTTTCAATTTGTCTGCAATCATTTTTGCTTTGTCGccctttaaaatgaaacaaaatctcaatttttaccattttttgctGTGACGCAACCTCTGCCGTCACAACTTGGTGCCTTCTGTGGTCGGTTTGAGCGCAGATCTGACAGATaaacctctcctcctccttgcaGAACAGCTCCAAGACCTTCTCGTGCTTCTTACATATTCTGTCCTCCAGGTTTCTAATCGGTTCAACAAGCTTATGTCTGCTCAgggctgctgctgtgttgtgaGGCTCCAGGTGAATCTCACAGTAAGACGCCATACAAACCAGGCAGGACTTTTTGGCCTTCAGCTTCACATCTGTGCAGACGTCACACGGTACTTCGCCAGCTCTCGCCTCACTGCCTTTTCTGCTTACCAGCGGACTTGGAGTTGCACTTTTGAAGTGATTGACAACCTCTCTGAAGGAGTAGTTGATCCGAAGCTCGGGTCTCTTGTAAAACTTCTCCTTGCACAGGGGGCAGCAGCTCAGCTCTGAGGTGTCCCAGTAGCTCCCGATGCAGAGCTTGCAGAAGTTGTGTCCGCACGGAATCGAGACCGGGTCGGTGTAAGGCTCCAGACAGATGGAGCAGCAGAACTGGTGCACATCCAGTGGGTCTGCCATGTCCGAAATTACTgggaaagtaaaataaaacggCACAAAATGATTTCTAGAGATAATAGAAGAGTGTTTTCTGATTTGAATCTAAACTTTGGGGGAAATTTGATTTGTACTTTCTTTCCATCTCTTCCTCAATCAAACAGTTTTAATGGAATGTGGACAAGTAAATACTTCCACACTGATGGTATCAATAAACACCGGGGACAGTCATGAATGTTTCTAGGAGGAAATATCTTTGACTTTGACTCAATGAAAACTTATAATTCtgtattttagttttacttATCCACTTGATCgttatttgttttctatttaCAGTGTAATAAAAGACAGATTACTCTAATATCCTACCATACCTTACATTTATGCTTTCATAAGCTGCAAGACATTCAATAGCAACTAAAAAACAGTCCCCATGTCTTTACAAGTATACTAAACCCCTTTTACAGAGTAGAAATTAAAACCTAATCCTGCCCACTACACTGACAGAATAAGATATCGAGACATACCTGTGCGGTTGTTGGTTGCTCTCTGAGGTATGACAGTAACTGGAGTATTAGAATCTGTGCCGGGACTTATGGGTGTAACTGTGATCTGTGATTGGTGCACTGTCTCATTAAAATTTGTATGTAGAACGAAGAACTAGTTGCACCTTTATTCATCCTCTTCCTTTCCGTTTTTGTTTCTAACAATAGCTGGGAATTTTTAGGGGGAGTTTGCAATTTGTTTTCCGTAAGTCAAGCTTCTCTGCATAAATTTATGgtaactttatttatacactTTTGTCTCGGAACAGCATCCAAGCATATTTTCAATTATCACTAATTTAACAATAGGTTGAAAGTTGGTTCAAGTTTATTTCAAAGGAATTTTAATTGGCATGTACTTAATTACCATACCTATGaagacacacatttttaaacttagcagttttaaaaaattaagttgcTTCAATTAGATTCTTACTCCTTTAGCTCGTCCCCTTAAGACTATGTCCATCAGTTTAATTGTGCAACGGTCAGtagaatttgtttttgtaaaagaaatgaCACCTAAGAAGAGGGGATGTAAAATTTAGACCAATTTGCAACTTTAAAGGTTTATTGTTGTTCATGAAtacaacttttctttttgtgaaacCATAAGCAATTAAGTTGTGGGAAGGATTACTTTCTAAACACGTCCGCTATGTATTTAGCAAGCTAACGTGAGCTAACTGACAATAAATTACAATTACAACAAATGAAAACTTCTACCTGATAATGGAGGCGGATGAGAAATTGTAGGATTTATTCCCACTGTTGATATCTTTGACAACAGCTCGGCTTGAACTGTGATTAACAGACACAgggagagttttcttcctgaagggtttgagaacagcagcagcttacTGGTTTTCAGAGTAAAACAGTCCAGATTGAAATAGCAGTAAAACCAGGGGTCACACAGTCATAgtgaaccatctttgcagtattttgagctgaaaatatGAAAGATATACTGGTTTGCTTGGATTCATTTGCTGAAAAGGTTCACAGTATGGGACCTTTAGGCTGGTTTACTTCTGTTTATACCAAAAAGCAATATTATCAGGCacacatcattta comes from Amphiprion ocellaris isolate individual 3 ecotype Okinawa chromosome 23, ASM2253959v1, whole genome shotgun sequence and encodes:
- the LOC111576699 gene encoding E3 ubiquitin-protein ligase TRIM39-like — translated: MADPLDVHQFCCSICLEPYTDPVSIPCGHNFCKLCIGSYWDTSELSCCPLCKEKFYKRPELRINYSFREVVNHFKSATPSPLVSRKGSEARAGEVPCDVCTDVKLKAKKSCLVCMASYCEIHLEPHNTAAALSRHKLVEPIRNLEDRICKKHEKVLELFCKEEERFICQICAQTDHRRHQVVTAEVASQQKMENAQRQMETSIKVFTSVMNSIQKTHKDLMKEIKVRHDAEQKRFEELIAELRKEIDELEKKNVELQQLSHIEDHISLLQAFSEAHTLPPTQNWPSIPVNEVDFLDYIRTSLISAKEFIKTEIKQQEVTELKKLQKYAVDVTIDADTAGPWLLVSEDGKQVRQSPKKHKIPTSMARFTEDTFAVATQAFSTGRHYWEVGVKGKSNWLLGVASSSLRRNEHIVPCPDNGLWTLSHQDGGKYCALTKNPFPLMLSLPPQRVGVFVDYEERQVSFFNVLAKTHIYTFTGCKFTGRIYPIFDPCLAAEKKEVAPLEIMIVEITK